In Lentibacillus amyloliquefaciens, one DNA window encodes the following:
- the rsbW gene encoding anti-sigma B factor RsbW, which translates to MDNFDFIEMKVPARAEYVGVVRLSMSGIATRIGFSYEAIEDLKVSVSEAITNAVEHAYHSEDSGEVTVGFGLYENRLEVMVADHGGSFDLNKVKGGIGPYEGSESVENLREGGFGLFLIDALMDKVEINNDSGVVVLMTKYLHEAGVGLDDDQISTTQ; encoded by the coding sequence ATGGATAATTTTGATTTTATAGAAATGAAAGTCCCTGCCAGAGCCGAATATGTAGGTGTTGTGCGTTTGAGTATGTCCGGAATTGCGACCCGGATTGGATTTTCATATGAAGCAATTGAAGATCTTAAAGTGTCGGTTTCCGAAGCAATTACAAATGCAGTTGAACATGCATATCATAGTGAAGACAGTGGTGAAGTAACGGTAGGATTTGGGTTGTATGAAAATCGTCTTGAAGTAATGGTAGCGGATCATGGAGGCAGTTTTGACCTTAATAAAGTTAAAGGAGGAATTGGTCCTTACGAAGGTTCTGAGTCAGTTGAAAATCTACGTGAAGGTGGCTTTGGCCTTTTCCTTATCGATGCATTAATGGATAAGGTTGAGATCAATAACGACTCTGGTGTAGTCGTATTAATGACAAAGTACCTTCATGAAGCCGGGGTGGGTCTTGATGACGACCAAATCTCAACAACACAGTAA
- a CDS encoding PP2C family protein-serine/threonine phosphatase, producing the protein METLNTNISNYRNLLKHYIEVQDEQSLYGAEQISKMFIKNNIPPEEIINLHIQALEELHPDMPGDFRYSMNFLLEIMINYGVAHQENHSLREEQSELKSEIAIAAGMQETLLATTKPDVDCLDIGVVSVSANQMSGDYYHFLKGSDDSIGIAVADVIGKGIPAALCMSMIKYSMDSLPEATMSPKTILENLNRVVERNVDASMFITMFYTQFIPSESKIHYASAGHEPGFYYNAETKKFEEIKAKGLVLGVSPETDYRQYERSLHDGDMVILLTDGVTECRQGDRFIETEEVLEVLDQYSDLPAQEMVDKVYKHFERMQNFQFRDDFTLIALKKKPVTK; encoded by the coding sequence ATGGAAACCCTGAATACGAATATTAGTAACTATCGCAACTTATTAAAGCATTACATTGAAGTCCAAGATGAACAATCCCTTTATGGTGCCGAACAAATCAGCAAAATGTTCATTAAGAATAACATTCCACCTGAGGAGATTATCAATCTTCATATTCAGGCATTGGAAGAGCTGCATCCGGATATGCCTGGCGATTTCCGGTATTCGATGAATTTTTTATTGGAAATTATGATTAATTACGGTGTCGCACATCAGGAAAACCATTCGTTGCGGGAAGAACAGTCTGAATTAAAATCAGAAATAGCTATAGCGGCGGGCATGCAGGAAACATTGCTTGCAACGACAAAACCGGATGTGGATTGTTTGGATATCGGTGTTGTCAGCGTCTCAGCAAATCAGATGAGCGGCGATTATTACCACTTCCTCAAAGGCAGTGATGATTCTATCGGGATTGCTGTCGCAGATGTGATTGGAAAAGGAATCCCTGCAGCATTGTGCATGTCGATGATTAAGTATTCGATGGACAGCCTCCCTGAAGCGACGATGAGTCCAAAGACGATACTGGAAAATTTAAACCGCGTAGTGGAACGAAATGTTGATGCAAGCATGTTTATTACAATGTTTTACACTCAATTTATCCCTTCCGAAAGTAAAATACACTATGCATCGGCCGGCCATGAACCCGGCTTTTACTATAATGCAGAAACGAAAAAATTTGAGGAAATTAAAGCAAAAGGTCTTGTGCTCGGTGTCTCGCCGGAAACGGATTATCGGCAATATGAACGGTCGCTTCATGATGGGGATATGGTTATTCTGTTAACAGATGGCGTAACGGAATGCAGACAGGGAGACCGATTCATCGAAACTGAAGAAGTTCTCGAGGTGCTTGACCAGTATAGTGATTTGCCGGCACAGGAAATGGTCGATAAGGTATATAAACATTTTGAACGGATGCAAAATTTCCAGTTCCGCGATGATTTCACACTGATTGCTTTAAAAAAGAAGCCGGTCACTAAATAA
- a CDS encoding SpoIIE family protein phosphatase: MTDGLNKVETVVFQKAKKQQYYCGDSYFYTETENEYICALADGLGSGEFAKESSEIVIGIIKENIHLTIEQLIKRCNEKLTGKRGAVIGILRIDFQAKRYSFSSIGNVGVITIPENGKKKRNIPNSGYLAGYHRPFKVVTDKLDPLMNFILFSDGVTDKDLSKRFLLNRDVNQVVQTYANYAEGEERTDDTTLIAIKYEA, encoded by the coding sequence GTGACTGACGGACTGAATAAAGTTGAAACAGTTGTCTTCCAAAAAGCAAAAAAACAGCAATATTACTGCGGAGACAGCTATTTTTATACAGAAACAGAAAATGAATATATTTGTGCGCTTGCGGATGGTCTGGGAAGCGGGGAGTTTGCTAAAGAGTCCTCAGAAATCGTGATCGGTATCATTAAAGAAAACATTCATTTAACAATTGAACAGCTGATTAAACGATGTAATGAAAAGTTGACAGGTAAACGTGGCGCTGTCATAGGCATCTTAAGGATTGATTTTCAGGCAAAACGTTATTCGTTCTCGTCAATCGGGAATGTTGGTGTTATTACGATTCCTGAGAATGGCAAGAAAAAACGAAACATCCCGAATTCCGGATATCTTGCCGGTTACCACAGACCATTTAAAGTGGTGACGGACAAACTTGATCCGTTGATGAACTTTATTTTATTTTCTGATGGCGTTACGGATAAAGACCTATCTAAGCGATTCTTATTGAACAGGGATGTCAATCAGGTCGTTCAAACTTATGCAAACTATGCAGAGGGTGAAGAACGTACTGACGATACAACTTTAATTGCAATAAAATACGAAGCGTAA
- a CDS encoding STAS domain-containing protein, translating into MNLKIDISEGNGKSSVKLTGEIDAYTAPELKEKLLPLTKTEGNQIEVNLEDVHYMDSTGLGVFISALKSTNENDSKMRLIQLQDRVLRLFRITGLDELITIDTAIRGEND; encoded by the coding sequence ATGAATTTGAAAATTGATATATCAGAGGGGAACGGAAAGTCATCAGTGAAACTCACCGGTGAAATTGACGCTTATACTGCACCGGAGCTTAAAGAGAAATTACTGCCATTGACTAAAACTGAGGGCAACCAAATAGAGGTCAATTTAGAAGATGTTCATTATATGGACTCCACCGGGCTTGGTGTTTTCATAAGTGCATTGAAGTCAACGAATGAGAACGATAGTAAAATGCGCTTGATTCAATTACAAGATCGCGTTTTAAGGTTATTTCGAATCACGGGACTTGATGAACTCATAACAATAGATACTGCGATTCGGGGTGAAAATGATTAA
- a CDS encoding Tex family protein has translation MSTQLEQWVASETDVKSSAVKKVIEMMDEGNTVPFIARYRKEATGGLDEVQIKLIHDKWQYAVNLAERKEEVIRLIDEQGKLTEELKQDITQASQLQRVEDLYRPYKQKRRTRAAKAKEKGLEPLALSVWNQELSSVSDKAEDFLSEEHELNSTEDVLKGVNDIVAEWISDEPEYREYIRGETFKRGSIHSEAKDAAKDEKSIYEMYYDYTEGVRSVVSHRILALNRGEKEGVLKVAVEPPTERMLSYLERKVVTHKANQETAEILKDAIDDSFKRLIKPSVEREIRSSLTEKAEAQAIDIFSKNLKNLLLQPPLKGKTVLGVDPAYRTGCKLAVVEETGKVHEVSVMFPTAPKHDTAGAEKMVLDFIKRFDVELIAIGNGTASRETEQFISDVINNHKLDIPYIIVNEAGASVYSASKLAREEFPDLEVEERSAASIARRVQDPLAELVKIDPKSIGVGQYQHDVAQKALNESLSFIVETAVNQVGVNVNTASASLLQHVAGLSKTVANNIINKRNEDGKFINRKQLRKIPRLGAKTYEQGIGFLRVPDGENPFDRTPIHPESYDHAEQLLKMVDCEMADIGTAELRDKLNNIDVQTAASELGIGEPTLQDIMDALGRPERDPRDDLPKPLLKQNVLSMEDLREGMEMQGTVRNVVDFGVFVDIGVKQDGLVHISKMSNQFVKHPMDITSVGDVVTVWVESIDIDKGRIALSMVER, from the coding sequence GTGTCAACTCAACTGGAACAATGGGTAGCGAGTGAAACAGACGTCAAATCGTCTGCTGTTAAAAAAGTGATTGAAATGATGGATGAAGGGAATACGGTGCCATTTATTGCCCGTTACCGGAAAGAAGCTACAGGCGGGCTCGATGAAGTCCAGATAAAGCTGATTCATGACAAGTGGCAATATGCCGTGAACCTGGCTGAACGAAAAGAGGAAGTCATTCGTCTGATTGATGAACAAGGAAAACTTACTGAAGAATTGAAGCAGGATATTACACAGGCATCACAGCTGCAGCGGGTGGAAGATTTGTACCGTCCTTATAAACAGAAACGACGGACCCGTGCAGCAAAAGCGAAAGAAAAAGGGTTGGAGCCTTTAGCCTTATCGGTATGGAACCAGGAATTAAGCAGTGTATCTGATAAAGCGGAAGACTTTTTATCGGAAGAACATGAGTTGAATTCGACTGAAGATGTGCTGAAAGGTGTCAACGATATTGTTGCCGAATGGATTTCCGATGAACCGGAATACCGTGAATACATACGCGGCGAAACCTTTAAACGCGGAAGCATCCATTCAGAAGCAAAAGATGCAGCGAAAGATGAGAAAAGCATCTATGAAATGTATTATGATTACACAGAAGGAGTCCGTTCGGTCGTATCGCATCGCATTTTGGCTTTAAATCGCGGTGAAAAAGAGGGCGTGCTGAAAGTAGCTGTTGAGCCGCCAACTGAGAGGATGCTTTCGTATCTGGAGCGCAAGGTTGTTACGCATAAAGCGAACCAGGAAACGGCTGAGATCCTCAAAGATGCGATTGATGACAGTTTTAAACGCCTGATTAAGCCGTCTGTCGAACGGGAGATCCGGAGCAGTCTGACCGAAAAAGCCGAAGCACAGGCTATTGATATATTTTCCAAAAACCTTAAAAACTTGCTCTTGCAGCCGCCACTAAAAGGAAAGACTGTACTTGGTGTCGACCCGGCTTACCGGACAGGATGCAAGTTAGCGGTCGTTGAGGAAACAGGCAAAGTCCATGAAGTTAGCGTCATGTTTCCGACTGCACCAAAACATGATACAGCAGGTGCAGAGAAAATGGTCCTTGATTTCATCAAACGGTTCGATGTTGAATTGATTGCGATTGGAAATGGAACAGCCTCACGGGAAACCGAGCAGTTTATTTCTGATGTGATTAATAACCATAAGTTAGATATTCCATATATTATCGTGAACGAAGCAGGTGCAAGCGTTTATTCAGCGTCGAAACTGGCACGTGAAGAATTCCCTGACCTGGAAGTTGAAGAACGAAGTGCCGCATCAATTGCCAGAAGAGTGCAGGATCCATTAGCTGAACTTGTCAAAATAGACCCGAAATCGATTGGCGTCGGGCAGTATCAGCATGATGTCGCACAAAAAGCTCTTAACGAGTCTCTGTCATTCATCGTTGAAACAGCTGTCAATCAGGTCGGTGTCAATGTGAATACAGCATCGGCTTCATTGCTGCAGCATGTGGCCGGCTTAAGTAAGACAGTCGCCAATAATATTATAAATAAACGCAATGAAGACGGGAAGTTTATCAATCGAAAACAACTGCGGAAAATTCCGCGTCTCGGTGCTAAAACATATGAACAGGGTATAGGCTTTTTACGGGTGCCGGATGGTGAAAATCCATTTGACAGAACCCCAATCCATCCCGAGAGTTATGATCATGCAGAACAGCTTCTAAAAATGGTTGATTGCGAAATGGCTGATATCGGTACAGCCGAACTTCGTGATAAGCTCAATAATATTGATGTGCAAACGGCTGCTTCTGAATTAGGGATTGGTGAACCGACTTTACAGGACATCATGGATGCGCTCGGCCGTCCGGAACGTGACCCGCGCGATGACTTACCAAAGCCATTATTGAAACAAAATGTGCTTTCAATGGAAGATTTACGAGAGGGCATGGAAATGCAAGGAACTGTCCGTAATGTTGTTGACTTTGGTGTCTTTGTTGATATCGGGGTGAAACAGGACGGGCTGGTTCATATTTCGAAAATGTCAAATCAATTCGTTAAACACCCGATGGATATTACATCGGTTGGTGATGTCGTAACAGTATGGGTGGAAAGCATTGATATTGATAAAGGAAGGATTGCCCTTTCAATGGTCGAACGTTAG
- the sigB gene encoding RNA polymerase sigma factor SigB encodes MTTKSQQHSKSQGEIYQWIKDLQEDPENEELNEKVVLTYTDLVESIARKYSKNSSIHEDLSQVGMIGLIAAVRRYDPSYGKSFESFAIPTIIGEIKRFIRDKTWSVHVPRRIKELGPKIRKAVDELTTENQDSPTVPEIADYLNVSEEEVLETMEMGKSYKALSVDRKIEADSEGSTVAILDLVGNSDSGFDNVDQRMLLEKILPVLSEREQEILRCTYFEHMSQKETGERLGISQMHVSRLQRRSLRKLREALQSDSASALE; translated from the coding sequence ATGACGACCAAATCTCAACAACACAGTAAGAGTCAGGGTGAAATATATCAATGGATTAAAGACCTCCAAGAAGATCCGGAAAATGAAGAATTGAATGAAAAAGTTGTATTAACCTACACCGATCTGGTTGAATCAATTGCCAGAAAGTATTCGAAAAACAGCAGTATTCATGAGGACTTATCACAAGTGGGTATGATCGGGCTGATTGCTGCTGTAAGAAGATATGATCCGTCTTACGGGAAATCGTTCGAATCATTTGCCATACCAACAATCATAGGTGAAATCAAACGGTTTATTCGTGATAAAACCTGGAGTGTACATGTCCCGCGGCGTATTAAAGAATTGGGCCCGAAAATACGAAAGGCCGTTGATGAGCTGACGACTGAAAACCAGGATTCGCCAACAGTACCGGAAATTGCAGATTATCTGAATGTTTCTGAAGAAGAAGTGCTTGAAACAATGGAGATGGGCAAAAGTTATAAAGCCTTGTCCGTGGACCGGAAAATTGAAGCAGATTCTGAAGGAAGCACCGTTGCAATATTGGATTTGGTCGGCAATAGCGACAGCGGTTTTGACAATGTCGATCAGCGAATGCTTCTGGAAAAAATATTACCTGTTCTATCAGAGCGTGAGCAAGAGATTTTGCGATGTACCTACTTTGAACACATGAGTCAGAAAGAAACAGGAGAACGACTCGGTATATCCCAGATGCACGTATCACGTCTGCAGCGCCGTTCATTGCGAAAACTCCGCGAGGCACTTCAATCTGACAGCGCGAGTGCTCTGGAGTGA
- a CDS encoding anti-sigma regulatory factor, with amino-acid sequence MDPQSCVKIKQEWDIVKARQLGRDMSRKVGFGTVDQARIATAISELARNIYLYADDGEICFEIVDNNEHQGIIILSLDTGPGIQNLSLVMEDGYSTSGGLGAGLPGVKRLVDNFDIKSEEGKGTEIQVMKWLK; translated from the coding sequence ATGGATCCTCAATCCTGTGTTAAAATTAAACAAGAATGGGATATTGTAAAAGCGCGTCAGCTTGGCAGGGATATGTCCCGGAAAGTTGGCTTCGGGACAGTGGATCAAGCCCGAATCGCTACAGCAATTTCTGAACTTGCCCGCAATATTTATTTATACGCTGATGATGGTGAGATATGCTTTGAAATCGTGGATAATAATGAGCATCAAGGAATCATTATTCTTTCACTTGATACAGGCCCCGGAATCCAAAACCTCAGCCTGGTAATGGAGGATGGCTACTCAACATCCGGCGGGCTTGGTGCCGGCCTTCCCGGTGTGAAACGGCTGGTTGATAATTTTGATATTAAATCAGAAGAAGGTAAAGGCACTGAAATTCAAGTTATGAAATGGTTAAAATAA